In Nitrospira sp., one genomic interval encodes:
- a CDS encoding glycosyltransferase: MAGRKVLRRVRRFLQRFQLYLWVREVLSAVRQVTHQFHGGVVSLHTAGAAKGNVLISYDNEGLLCKMRGVAIPTSHPQLYKTMAMAQTYLDLGYDVDVIHCENHKFIPWKSYDVIVDTRFNLQRLRPYLPSGCIKILHCDTAHIIYQNLAEMVRIQNLQRRKGVTIPPNRLETPHLGVEHADYLTTCGNEFTTNTYTYANKPIFRLPMVVQKMWPWPDDKDFEASRRRFLWFGSRGMVHKGLDIVLEAFIQMPEYQLTIIGPVLEEPQFVDLYRKELFHTRNIHFVGWVDNVDEEFGKILKQNVAHVFASCSEAGAAAVLETMAGGVIPIVTYESSIDVKSFGVLLEDATVESVMHRVREIAAMSREQLLKMSKRAWECAHSNHTPEKFEHAYRAVIEMLLAKHGKG, translated from the coding sequence GTGGCAGGCCGCAAAGTGCTAAGACGTGTACGGCGATTTCTGCAGCGTTTTCAACTCTACCTGTGGGTTCGGGAGGTGCTCTCAGCAGTTCGGCAGGTGACACACCAATTTCACGGTGGAGTCGTCTCGTTACATACAGCTGGTGCAGCGAAAGGTAATGTACTTATTTCCTATGACAATGAAGGGTTGTTGTGCAAGATGCGAGGCGTGGCAATTCCGACCAGTCACCCGCAATTGTACAAGACTATGGCCATGGCTCAGACCTACCTTGATCTTGGCTATGACGTTGATGTCATTCATTGTGAGAATCACAAGTTTATTCCATGGAAATCATACGATGTCATCGTTGACACCCGATTTAATTTGCAACGCCTGCGGCCCTACTTGCCGTCAGGCTGCATAAAAATCCTGCATTGCGACACCGCTCACATCATTTATCAGAATCTGGCCGAAATGGTGAGAATCCAGAATCTGCAGCGTAGAAAAGGCGTGACAATTCCCCCTAATCGTCTGGAAACCCCGCATCTAGGGGTTGAACATGCGGATTACCTCACAACTTGCGGGAATGAATTTACGACGAACACTTATACCTATGCCAATAAGCCCATTTTCCGCCTTCCGATGGTGGTTCAAAAAATGTGGCCGTGGCCGGATGATAAAGATTTTGAAGCTTCTCGTCGACGGTTTCTCTGGTTCGGAAGTCGAGGAATGGTTCATAAAGGTCTCGATATAGTTCTGGAAGCATTCATTCAAATGCCCGAATACCAACTGACTATCATTGGGCCGGTGCTGGAGGAGCCGCAGTTTGTTGATTTGTATCGAAAAGAATTGTTTCATACTCGGAACATCCATTTCGTCGGATGGGTGGATAATGTAGATGAAGAGTTTGGAAAGATCTTGAAGCAAAACGTGGCGCATGTTTTCGCGTCCTGTTCAGAAGCAGGAGCGGCTGCAGTTCTAGAGACGATGGCTGGCGGGGTGATTCCTATTGTCACTTACGAATCGTCCATTGATGTGAAGAGTTTCGGAGTCCTGCTGGAAGATGCTACTGTTGAATCGGTTATGCATCGAGTTCGGGAGATAGCTGCGATGTCCAGAGAACAGTTGCTTAAGATGAGCAAGAGAGCGTGGGAGTGTGCACATAGTAACCATACGCCGGAGAAGTTTGAGCATGCCTATCGTGCAGTTATTGAGATGCTGTTGGCGAAGCACGGTAAGGGGTAA